From one Anaerolineae bacterium genomic stretch:
- a CDS encoding NTPase, protein MNLLLTGRPGIGKTTVIKRVLEVLKVPATGFYTREIRGPQGRLGFEAITLDGRRCTLAHVNFKSPYRVSKYGVDVSTFEEIVVPSIDPDLHPHAALIVIDEIGKMECFSDRFCKTVIRALDSNKPVLGTITLGGNAFIEGIKRRSDVELILVTLENRDRLPAVIMGKLRL, encoded by the coding sequence ATGAATTTGCTTCTGACAGGCAGGCCTGGAATAGGCAAGACAACTGTTATAAAAAGGGTGCTGGAAGTTTTGAAAGTTCCAGCTACTGGTTTCTATACGCGGGAGATCCGTGGCCCTCAGGGCCGTCTGGGGTTTGAGGCCATAACCCTGGATGGCAGAAGGTGCACCCTGGCCCACGTGAATTTCAAGAGCCCTTACCGGGTAAGCAAATATGGGGTTGATGTATCCACCTTTGAAGAAATAGTTGTGCCTTCCATAGATCCCGATCTTCACCCGCACGCGGCCCTCATAGTCATAGATGAGATCGGCAAGATGGAGTGCTTTTCCGACCGCTTTTGTAAAACGGTGATCAGAGCGTTGGATTCCAACAAGCCCGTTTTGGGAACTATCACTTTGGGAGGAAATGCTTTCATTGAGGGTATCAAGCGCCGTTCCGATGTGGAGTTAATTCTGGTAACTCTGGAGAACAGGGATCGCCTTCCGGCTGTGATTATGGGTAAGTTAAGGCTGTAA
- a CDS encoding glycerol-3-phosphate dehydrogenase/oxidase has product MRFSFREREENLERLSREEFDVLVVGGGITGAGIAWDAALRGFRTALIEKDDFGSGTSSRSSRLIHGGLRYLRYFQFDLVREACVERFLLLRRLAPHMVRPLPFIYPAYKGRGVGLLELRVGMWLYDLLAFSHRIGNYQVMGSAEALKVEPVLEKAGLRGAAFFYDCLGHDAQITIATVRAAHRAGAVCANYVEAVGVLRSKEKVRGVAARDVPSGKEMEVKARIVVNAAGPWADKVIALDSPSYSEGLRLTKGVHLVVRRDRIGHRNAVTLSSPRDGRFVFLIPWWQFTLIGTTDTDYEGSLEDVCAESEDVEYLLETINFNLPHLALGQEDVISTFASLRPLAFKRGASPYDVSRKHRIFETPGGMLCIAGGKYTTFRKMACDLVNRAAEKLAREFSLYPREQCRTSQTPLPGGECPPDKETLSALGEVTGLDEEAVDYLAFSYGSEIENLLQFIQADPSLAKPIVPGLPYLKAQILHAVRHEMALTLRDFMMRRTRLLYETRDGGLSAAPEVARLMASELGWDQARIQEELAAYRKEWEKTQRFRANQ; this is encoded by the coding sequence ATGAGGTTCTCCTTCAGAGAAAGGGAAGAAAACCTGGAACGCCTGAGCCGTGAAGAGTTTGATGTGCTGGTAGTGGGTGGGGGCATAACAGGAGCAGGAATAGCATGGGATGCAGCACTGAGGGGCTTCAGGACGGCCCTCATTGAAAAAGATGATTTCGGAAGCGGCACCAGCTCTCGCTCTTCCCGCCTTATCCACGGAGGCCTCCGTTACTTGCGTTATTTTCAGTTTGATCTGGTTCGCGAAGCTTGCGTAGAGCGTTTCCTCTTGCTGCGGCGCCTTGCCCCTCACATGGTCAGACCATTGCCCTTTATCTACCCCGCCTACAAAGGCCGAGGGGTGGGACTCCTGGAGCTCAGAGTTGGGATGTGGTTGTATGACCTTTTGGCCTTTTCCCACCGCATTGGAAATTACCAGGTCATGGGTTCCGCAGAGGCTCTGAAGGTGGAGCCAGTTTTGGAAAAAGCAGGCTTGCGAGGCGCTGCCTTTTTCTACGATTGTCTGGGCCACGATGCCCAGATCACCATAGCAACCGTCAGGGCAGCACACCGCGCAGGAGCAGTATGCGCCAATTATGTCGAAGCCGTTGGAGTGTTGAGGAGCAAAGAGAAAGTGCGAGGTGTGGCAGCCAGGGACGTGCCCTCAGGAAAGGAGATGGAGGTAAAGGCCAGGATTGTGGTGAATGCCGCCGGCCCCTGGGCCGATAAGGTTATAGCTCTGGACTCGCCCAGTTACAGCGAAGGTCTTCGCCTCACAAAAGGAGTTCACCTGGTAGTGCGACGGGATAGAATCGGCCACCGAAATGCCGTTACCCTTTCTTCCCCACGAGATGGGCGTTTCGTCTTCCTCATACCCTGGTGGCAGTTCACTTTGATAGGCACCACCGATACCGACTACGAGGGTAGCCTTGAAGACGTCTGCGCTGAATCCGAAGATGTGGAATACTTGCTGGAAACTATTAACTTTAACCTTCCTCACCTCGCCCTCGGACAGGAAGATGTAATAAGCACATTTGCTTCCCTCAGACCCCTGGCTTTTAAGAGGGGCGCATCACCTTACGATGTCTCCCGTAAGCACCGGATCTTTGAAACTCCAGGGGGAATGCTATGCATAGCTGGAGGAAAATACACTACTTTCCGCAAGATGGCTTGCGATCTGGTAAATAGAGCAGCGGAAAAGCTGGCTCGCGAGTTTTCCCTCTACCCTCGGGAACAGTGCCGAACTTCCCAGACCCCGCTCCCCGGCGGTGAATGCCCACCCGATAAGGAGACCCTTTCGGCCCTTGGGGAAGTTACAGGTCTGGATGAGGAAGCAGTGGATTATTTGGCTTTTTCTTACGGCTCCGAAATTGAGAATTTACTTCAGTTTATCCAGGCAGACCCATCCCTGGCTAAGCCTATCGTCCCCGGTTTACCTTATTTGAAAGCTCAGATACTCCACGCCGTTCGCCATGAGATGGCTTTAACGTTACGAGATTTCATGATGCGCCGCACCCGCTTGCTCTACGAAACTCGCGATGGTGGATTGAGCGCTGCCCCCGAAGTGGCCCGTCTCATGGCTTCAGAGTTAGGCTGGGATCAAGCCAGGATTCAAGAAGAGCTGGCAGCTTACCGGAAGGAGTGGGAAAAAACCCAGCGCTTCCGGGCTAACCAATGA